The Mesorhizobium sp. AR02 genomic interval TGACGAAACCCTGAAAAGACAGCGTTGCGTCTCCAGCAGCCAGGTTGTCCCACTCTTTTTGCCAATGTTGCCCAGCGACAGGGCCTTGGCCAATGATGGGGTCGAGTTTCGACGGTTGCCCGCTCGCGGGAAAGGTAGGGTTGTTGGCCCAAGTCTGCTGCGTGAATTCGAACTGCGTGGCCAGTTCGCGATTGTAGGCCATGAAGAGAAGCCCCACCTCGCCGGTCGGCAGCAGCGGACCTACCTTCGCATCAAATTCCGCGAGCGACTTGCTGTCAGGAATATCCGAAGGGTGAACCTGCCGGGGAACATCCTCATAGGGGATACCGCGGCGCGGCATCAGATGCTTGCGTTCATTCTCCGGCGTTTCAAAGCCGCCGGTGCCGCGCGGATTGACTTTGCGGATATGAGCCTGGAACGGACACCGTGCGCCTTTGTCGTTGTTATAGTTGAAGTCGTTGGGCGGATTGACCGCCTTTGCTTCGTCCGAGAGTGTCACCGGGGTGCCGTCTTCGAACCGCCCCACCACCATTGCTCCGGCCAATTCACGATCTTCACCGGAGAAGCCGAGTGCGGTTGCCAATTCCTGCTCTCTGCGTTTGAACATGCGCACGTTCTGATCCAGCTTGCGGAAAATAAAGTAACTTCCAAAACTTATTCCGTCAGCGGAACCTGGATCCGGGACCAGAGCAACGTCGAGAGAGGCCTCCGGATCCCATTCAGCGATGCCTGCATCGCGTGCTTCCTTGGCGCTGTCTTCCACAAGCATCAAAGGCTGACTCCGGCCATCCACATAGCCGAAATGCTCAATGCCATCATTGGCCTTGTTGAAAATGGCTCTGCCGTTCTGCTCCTTGACGATTATGGCTCCGGCATCAGTCAGGAGCGTCGCGATCGCATCGCGTTTCAGGCGCAAAGCCGTATCGTTTTCGCTGCCCACAAGAACCATTCCATCGATCTTGCCTCGGAACGGCGTCTCCCAGGAAGCAACAGGAGGATCGCCCAATACGGCCGCTTTCATGCCTGTTCTGAAACCCGGATCGGCTGGAATGGCGCCGGAGGCCACTCCAAGAGCAGAATAGCCGGTGGCAGAAAGGAAAACCGAGACAAACGGCCTACCCGACTTGCCGGTTGCATGAAAATTATCTGCTTCGAGCAATTGCTGATAGGCGCTGGTGGCGTGATAGTTTGCGATCTCACGCAGGGCAGCTCGCATCTCGCGCTTCTTGGCAGCCGTTATCTTGAAAAAGATGTTCACGGTGGCGGGCCGACCATGGCCTTTCAGGATATTTCCCTGCAGCGCAGCAAGCATCCTCTGCTCGTCGTGGCTGGCGCTCTTCCAGGAGAGCGGCTTCGTAAGATCTATCGCCATGATTTCTTCCCTCCGCCCGAGTTGAAAAAACGTGGCGAAAAGCAAGACTTGCCCTATAGCCGATCGCCATCCATCAAATTCTTCCTGCGCATTCTGCGAGTCTGATGGGAAACAATTGTCTCCAATTTTCTGAAAATATCCCGATTAAGCCTACTCCATCTCTATAGGCCTTACCCCATCCGGTCTTTCATGATGCTCCCCGCGGCCCGAAAACACAATAGTACATCAAATAATTATGCATTTTATTCAATCATCTTATCAGAATTAGTAGATATCCTCTTGGAATCTTCCGATTTTCTTCATCAGGACAGATAGTTATAATCTGAACCGATGTGATCACTTTTCAGCCCGCGATCTGGAAGGCGCCTACGGCGATTGCGATGTGCCGCACCAACCCGTCGCGGGCCATGACGGGTCTTGGCCCGGGCGGCGTACGGTGCCCTTCGCGGGCTGTCAGCTTTGAGGATGGATAGAACGCGCGCTTGACAGCGCTACTTCCGGTAGTTGGCGATCCTGAGCAGGATGAAGGCCGGCACCACGATCGCGGCACCCAGCAGGATGTAACCGAGGAAGCGGTCGATGGCGTGGAAGCCCAGGTTCCACAGGTCCATGAAGAATTTCTGGATACCGTAGAACACATCCATCGGCGACCAGCCGAAGGCATTCATGACAAGGCCGACGAGGAACGACACCACCAGCAGCTTCAGGATCACCCTGAGCGGCGAGTCGCCGAGAAAGCGCGTCAGTGCGGACAAGGCCGTCTCCCGATTGAGATGCCCAGACTCACAGGCACGGTCCAGAGATACGTGCTCGGCGGCCATCCATCAAGCCAGCG includes:
- a CDS encoding DUF6460 domain-containing protein; protein product: MSALTRFLGDSPLRVILKLLVVSFLVGLVMNAFGWSPMDVFYGIQKFFMDLWNLGFHAIDRFLGYILLGAAIVVPAFILLRIANYRK
- a CDS encoding Dyp-type peroxidase → MAIDLTKPLSWKSASHDEQRMLAALQGNILKGHGRPATVNIFFKITAAKKREMRAALREIANYHATSAYQQLLEADNFHATGKSGRPFVSVFLSATGYSALGVASGAIPADPGFRTGMKAAVLGDPPVASWETPFRGKIDGMVLVGSENDTALRLKRDAIATLLTDAGAIIVKEQNGRAIFNKANDGIEHFGYVDGRSQPLMLVEDSAKEARDAGIAEWDPEASLDVALVPDPGSADGISFGSYFIFRKLDQNVRMFKRREQELATALGFSGEDRELAGAMVVGRFEDGTPVTLSDEAKAVNPPNDFNYNNDKGARCPFQAHIRKVNPRGTGGFETPENERKHLMPRRGIPYEDVPRQVHPSDIPDSKSLAEFDAKVGPLLPTGEVGLLFMAYNRELATQFEFTQQTWANNPTFPASGQPSKLDPIIGQGPVAGQHWQKEWDNLAAGDATLSFQGFVKMQGGEYFFAPSLIFLRSL